The DNA segment CCAAGGAAAGTTTGGTGAAGTGGCTGATGTTAGAATCCCATACCCCATTCCATTTTTAAAGCTTGAAAAACTTGTTTTGTGCAGTCTATGGAAATTGAAGTCCTACCCTTCCCatgtttgaaatatatttttgtaGGCATCTGTCCTGAACTGAAGAAGCTTCCCCTCAATTCTGACAGTGCAAAAGGGAATCGAATCACCATTGATGGAAATGAGGATTGGTGGGCAGAAATAGAATGGGAAAATGAAGCAACTCGACAGACTTTTTCGCCCTTTTTCAGATCTTATTCTTAGTTTCAAGTTTTAAATATGGCAAGGTGCTTCACTTCTGTCTGAGAAGTTTTTATCCCCTGCTTCTATTTATGTTTGGCTATCATTTGAACAATTTCATGAAAGTAAACTATGCTAAGTTTTCCTTTGCAAACTGATCAAAAAGTACTCCACTTGTTTATTAAAAGTAAAACTTCCCTAAACAATGTCAAATTCTTGAAaccaaatatgtatatatatgtttgtgtaGCAATACATATATGCGTACTCACCCTAGTTTTGCAGCACAGTAGTCATCTTTACTAATCTATGCAAAGCGCTATTTCATGGAACACAGCATAATTACAATCTTTGCTAAGCTGCTATTTACATACATTACTCAGAAGAGGGGAAAGTGTATTATAAGGTACCTATAATTCCCCTACATTTTAGCAGTACAAGTTTCCGGTAAGTTCGTTTTTCTGTTAGATCAATTGTTGAGAGAAATTTGTTGCACATCCACAACGTGTTCTTTGGATTTCAAGCAAATAAACCTCTGCAGCAATgctccaatacttatgccgttgctGACTCCAACATGGTTGGAAGGAAGTATTACGATCCACTCAAAAGGAACCAATAGGCAGGCCATAAGGAACTTTCTGCTTAATGAAGCCATCACTGCATGTTAGGCATGGAGCGGGCTGCACTAGACCCAAACTTGAGCCATAAGCTTCCCAACAAAAAGATTTAGTGATGCCTCTAGCTTTCGAAACGAGTTGAATATCTTCCAAATATAACCCTTCACATGTAAGGCTATCACTGCAAGCAAATCTTATTGCTTCCTCCACAGCTGATGTTCCCTTAATGTGCACATAGGAGATATTGTCCACTTTAACAGCCAATGTCTGCATACTCCAAGAACGGTAAGACAGTGTGTAATCCCATCACGACTACAAATTATGAAATTCTTTGCAGGCCTCAAGCATTATAAAGAACTGATACCTGGTTAGCACATGGCAGGTCTGAATCACAATAATATTGATCAATAATGATTGGATACGCTACATTCTCCATCAATATATTCATGAACTTCATATCGGAAGCATAACCACTACCTCCCTAGAAAAGATATAAGAAAAACCCAGATTTATCAAGCGTAATTTCCATAGTCAGTAATCCCATTTACCACACACATGAACATGAGACAAAAACATTTATGAGAACTTGATGATACCTGCCATGTTTTGATCCGCACTCCATTCTCCGTGTTGGAAATGAAAGCTCCATCAACAAGTACATTACGAACCTGTGCCCAAGAGTTTGATTTTCCCAAGCTTCCAATACTGATTGAAGCACATCAAAGTTAATCAACTTACTCATGCTAACCCTGACCTTTAACTAGTCTGAAAAATGATCTTACCTTATACCATGACCAGGTCCACAAACAAAGTTTCTGATTTGGACACGAGAAGTATTGCCAACTATTGAAACGCAATCGTCTCCTAAAAGAATTAGTGAGTGCAAAATCAACATAAGAAACGTCAATGTTCATATGTATAAAAGCTgtagaaataaaatatgaaaagacaGAAAAGGATCCAACCTGTTCTTACAACGCTATTCTTGACTTCAACACCATGGGATGAACTGATATGAATTCCATCTGTGTTGGGGCTAGTAGAGGGTGCTATCACTTTAAGATTAGATACCATAACCCTTAGACAACTAGTGAATGCTATATGCATCTGTTGACTGTTGACCAGCATAAGATCATGGACTTTCAGATCCTTACACTTGTGGAAAGTCAAAGCCTACATTTCATTTGTGAAAACAATTAGGGGAACATAACATTCCCTGAGGCATGCTAGTAAAAAAGAAGATACATGGCACTAACTAGGACGTACGGTTGGAGCATGCCGACATGGCTGCAAAAAGGAAATCAAAGCCACTTTAAGGATAGTTCAGAGAATAATATCAGAAAATAAACATAGATACAGAAACTTGGAGCATCAATCAGTacatttgttttctttcttttgcaagaCCTAGCCCACCATTGTTGTCCCATTCCATTGATAGTTCCTCCCCCAACTACATGTAGGTGTTTAACCTCATGAAAGTAAAGCCACTTGCGAGGATTCAAACCATCCCAGACATTGGGGTTTTTTGGAGCAACAATGGTACCTGAAATCTATTTAAAGACAATTCCAAGCAGTGACCGGAAGGAATGCTAAGTACTAATATAAGGAAGAGAATGACATATGATAAAGAAATGTTggttataaatttaccatcaaaGTGATCTTTGACTTGCAATGCCCACCAAGCTCAACAGGATGAACCAGGTAAGTATATCCAGCCGGTATTACAATCCTTATCCTGCCAGGGGAAGAACATGCTACATTCCAGGCATTTTCAAAAGCCTGAAAAAGCAGGGACATAATACAATATCAGCAAACAAATTTAAGTCTAGCAAGTTGGTTAATTTAACATCAAAATGTAAactttacataaaaaaaaaaaaagaacatttgGTCATTGCTATATcaaggtaaaagtaccatagaagcttctgtactaggagtcagattgcattttaccccCTCCCCTAAAAGAAGGGCAAGTTAGTCCCTGTACATTGAATCAAAGAGCAAACCAATCGAtcagttaaaattttcatccatttctactgatAAAAATTGGCCCATCTATGTTAGCATGAGATATACGTGGCACTTCATATGTCACTATCTGGTTATTCCTCAACCACGCCggtttttaataatacaaatagatgaaatttttaatagaaagaaccaatttactctttaatctaatgtacaaggACTAGTTTGCCTATATTTTGAGTAAAGGGAGCAAAATGTAATATGACTCctagtacaagggcctccatggtTCTTTTACCCTATATCAGTTATCCTTATTTAATAAACCAGACAATAGAATGTATACATACAGTTCTACCCAAATTgctaaatattaataataattttcaattacATTACTAACCAATCAGTATTAAACAAGAAAAATGCTTGGAAGGAAATTAAATCCCACCTTCATTCCTCAAACATTCCCAAATTACTACAAAAATGAGATAACCCTGTCCTTGATTATTTTACCACAATCAATAAAATTCTTCAATTTCTCAGAAAGGGTACCATTCAACTCACAAGTACACTAAATTAACAACATACTCATCATTTCTAAAActgaaaattatatataatatgaaaaagaaaaaggcatgAAATTGATACCCTGGTGTCATTATGGTAACCATCTCCTTTAGCACCAAAATCACTGACAGAGAGAACCTGTTTAGCTCTGGGTCGGATTCTTGCTGATGACCCAGATTTTGGGAGCTGTAAAAGTGAGTCAAATTCAAAGCTTTCTGCATGTACTACAACATTTGAATGCATTAACATAAAACTGCAAATGAAAACGATGATGTTCCATGTTGAACATGAAGAACAATACAAGATTAAACCCAGATTTTTCATGTTGTTATACGAAATATcaaagcaaaagaaagaaagaaagaagaactGTAACAGAGATTTGATAAATGGTGTGTGGGGTTTCAGAAAAAAAATGTAGGAAGCTTCAACACTTGGGATGTTTATGGTTTGGTTTCTTCACTATAAATCAAAAAGAGATTCTTTTTATTGCCTTTATTTGTTTGGTTTTGAGTTTGCTTTGTTCATTTTATTACTGTTTTGGTAAGGCTTTGTGTTATTGTGGACACACTCACTGGTAAGAACTGCAAAGATCAGGTTGCGAGAATTTAAGTTGTGATTGAAACGCTATCGTTTTCAACTATTTTTAAAAAGGTCAAATGCTGCTATTAGTCCATGTACTCTGCATAAGATGTGAATTACACTTTAATTTGATCAACTTtactctttatatttttaaaattttaaaatttagtctttatttaaACCGTagatgttaaattcatttggtTAAATTTAGTTATTAGTATTATACTTTAGGTAAAATTATAGATTTACTCAGTATTCTTCCAATTGATTATTTTAAGTTCTTATACTTTTCGGGTTTTGAAATTCTAATCTTAACAAAAATGATAGTCGTAAAATCCATTAACTAACTTTTTAGTgagtaatttgtgaaaataataatcgatatgatattacatatgtgttaatatatttatcacattaaattttaaaaatagcataacttaataatttaacaattatcttttatcaaaattaaaatttaaatttaaaaaatataaaattaaaatgaaaaaactaaattcactaattaagtaaaattctaCTATAGCTTATAATGAGTCatggattaaaaaaaaattgaaattgaaatttgatttaatttaaagaGCTTTGATTAAGGTGTGCTTTTCTGGGTAAATATCTATTTTGGTACATGAACTTGACTTTAAGATTCAAATAGATACTTAAACTTAAGtacttaaggtttttttttttcatttagttaATTTGGGGCTTAAACTTTTTGGGATAATAGCATATTTTCCTCCAAACTTTGACCAATCTTCTAATGTGAAACCTCTACTTTcaaaaagttaaatttaatacCTGAACTTTGTTTCCATTTATCAATATGGTACCtccttttaacaaaaaaaatattttatgaacaCTTCCCATCACATTATTTATGGCCtctttccaattatttaatgacatttcaactATTTTTCTATGTGATTGgtacataattttggtaattttttatctTAAAGTCCGAACCTCGAACCCAAAATCCTAAACTTTGAACCTCGAGCCCCAAATCCTTGAGGATTCAAGGTTTTGGGTTCGAGTTTCAAGATTTTGAGTTTGGGGTTCAGGGTTCAggattttagataaaaaaatagtaaaattatgatCAATTGCATGAAAAAAATTTGTTAacatgtcattaaataattagaaaaggACAATGGATGATGTGATGAAAAGGTCCATAAAATAATTCCTCACTTTTAACTTTGTTACATGGCATTTTGGCCAATAAAAATGTGACATGTGGCACATTTTGCCATGTCAACAAGCTTATTAACAACTTTAAAggactaaataataaatattccaaaaatgaataattaaccaaaattgaaataaagaaaacgtaaaaataaaagaaatgaaataatatgCTAACAAAGTACACGAATCACCTTATAATTGGACATGTGTGCTGACATGTAAAAAAGTAATGCCGTTAGTTAGAGGTACCAGATTGATTAATGACACAAAAACAAGGTATCAAAATGGACATTTTGAAAGTAGAGGTACCACATTAAAAGATTGGTCAAAGTTCAAGGGCAATTATGTCATTATATCAAACTTTTTTATCCAATTAGATACCTGAATTTGACTTTTTTGTTCAAATTGATGCATGAATTTGACTTCATAGTTCAAATTGACTAAAATAACTAAGTactaatttggataaaaaaaccAAGTTTAAGTATCAATTTGAACCAATAAGCCAAGTTTAGGTATCTAATTAgaccaaaataaattttaggtaccaaattgaaggTTAAAGCCAAATTCAAGTacctaatttgacaaaaaaaacttTAAGTACCAATTTGAACCTTAAAGCCAAGTCCAAGTACTGAAATGTATATTTACATTTTTTGGAATTGGTAAAGGTCAGTTAGGCATATTTAGAAAATGGGTGGGGCCCATAATTTTAGTTGTCCATCTCATCTACCATTCAAAATGCAGCCCGAAGTAGgattgattaaataaaattaaaattaaaatattgtaattatttgaatcaaatttaatttaattttaattaattaatttaattttttataatgtaaaaataaatattttatatttaaaattttcatataaaatcatTTTTCAGACAAATACTATATAAgagttattgatttttttatttatctgaaatttttttttgaaatatttaataaaaatataaaaaataattaagaaatgaaCCGAATTATCATGAAcaattcaagaaattcaaaaaaGATTCGAACCCCAagagtttatattttaaatataagtgTGTTGTTTTCTATATTAAAAGAATAATCTTAGCCCGAAAATGAAGGTTCGGATTCAAGTTTTGTGAGTAAAAACATTTGCTTATCAAATTTAATTCCAGATTTAATTAAGACGAAATAATATCCTACCcatgaatttaatatttaatttcacctttttaacctcaattttttttataggtAAGGGAAatcctttatatttattttataacatgaatttatgaatttattaatttgatatttttctaAAGGATTTATTTAGCATAGTGAACTTTgcataataattcaattaagttaaagtaataaatttaattaaattctaaaagtagTGTTTTTAAAAATTGACCAAATAACAAGTTtagaataaagtaaaaaaaatttaattgactCGTAAATCGATTCGattgatttaaaaaatgtattgAATTAGTTAAACtggatttaatgatttttttaataatatttaatgaattttttaataattattttattttaactattaatgaaaaaaagaaaagaaaagagaaaagacagAAGAGAATCATCTTCTTTTAATAAAGCCAAAGCAccattacaaaaatataaataaaactctcTAAAATAAAAGACAATAAAACCATAGAATTGAAACCATAAATAATCATCACAAGAAAAAGTACTACATTGCCATGAATCTTATCAAAGAAACATGACAAAATGCTTGTGGTGTTCATCATCAAAGCCAGTAACATTCTCTCATTATAATCTCCTATTAATTGCCTCAAAACACCTACAATGTCAATTccaatgaaaatattaattagaattataatttaaaaaaaaagaaacatttaataatataaggTTAAAAGAAATGTACCCAAAAATGGATATAGTAGCATGCATGTGATTTAATATGAAGTTCTATTGTTGAATTCTCTTGGAGCACTGCATCTGAAGCATTCCATTCTGCTAGCAAAATTATGTTCATTGCACCCTAACCTGGTACATATCCAATCCCCTGATTTCCAGCCGGATCGGTTACCTCCGAACCCTCTTGATCGAGACATGTCCAAGTCGAAACCTCCAGCCGACTCGTCCTTGAACGCGCCGCAATTGAAACAAGTAGACCGGCTGGCGAAATTGTGGGTGCCGCAGTTTCCAGCCGTGCAATACCAGTCACCAGGTCGAACGTCCGAGCCTGCGGTAAACCCGAATGTCGAGCCGACTCTAACACCGTATCGAGATTCACCGCAACGTTGGCAGTTGTCCCTCCTTTGGAAGTTGAGGTGTTGGCATGACCTGCAGTTCCAATCTCCTGGCCTGCTCATGTTTTCTTacaaaacaaaaacacaaaacacATTATTAAGATTCAAAGTTACAGATTTaatcaagaaataaaatgaaaaaccaaCCTTAAATTGctaaataaaatgggaaaaatatgCTGAATTTGGATGATATAATGATGAAGTACTTGAAAGAACCCTTGAAGTAATGGCTTATTGAGAAGCTCTTTATATACAAACACTTCGACCACTGAAAAAGGAATAAATGGTGGACTGTATATGTACTTTTTCGTGTTCTTCACATTTAGCcttgataaattaaatatataatataataaaaaatctaaaaaaaaagaaaagggataaAGGGAAAAATTATGATTCCAAAGACTGGAAATTTTGAACAAATGATTCGGCTTCGACTTCCTTTCTAGGGTTTTGGGATTATATAGAAACAAtttagctctttttttttttgattttttatattatattttttagtaaCCCGATGCATATTTCTTTTGTGACATTAAAGTGGGGAAATTATACTATATGTGGTTTAAAGAATTAATATTTCCAATtcgaaatataattaaatttagtttagGTAGTATTCGAATTTAATATGACGAAGATGAAGGCGGAAATGGGTGATTCATCTTGTTTAGTAGAAGGGAGAAAGTTATCGTGAAGGGTATTTTGGGCGGAGATAGAATTAGAGTTGCGTAAGAAGTCCCTTTTTCTAGTGAAGTTGAGGGTTTTTATACTCTTAGCTACAGTTTCGAGATATTTCATGGTAAGTCTATTGGTGGGTTAAACACAGGTAATTAAGTAGCTTCCCATCATAGGCCTAAATAGGGTGAGAATTGGACATGGTATCAATCACTTCAGATAGGACACGATAATTTAGCTCAGAGACGGTGATTAGTGAGTGAGGTTCACATCAACCTACCCGAGCATTTTTGAGAGGTGTGTTTGAGGAGTAAATAGAGCCTTTATGATGAATAAATTTGAAGGATGTGTTTGAGGATAATGACTATAATGATTCATGCAATTTAGGGCAAGCTGGCATTGTAGGACGTGATGGTTTTTTATTTatcttgatttttaattcattcatttttaattttatttgatgcgGTAGCTTTTAACTTTGATTTTGACTCGGAAAATTTTTTCTCAACCCCATCTCGACTTatccaaaaatttataattttttttccatatctATCAGCCCAACAAATGAGGATCCCACACAAAAGCAAACGGGAGATTCTGTAACCCTATAAGCACAACAAAGCTAACCCTAAAGAAATTTGTTCCATCAAGTGTCCTGAAACCCTGAACATTACACAAAAGGCTCTTTGACCACTGCCCTTTGGATCCTCCTCTTTGAGAAAGGAGGGTGAGAAATAGTTATGGTATTCAAATCATGCCAAGTATCTCATCAGTCATTCTAAACATGGCTTGTttctattttagttatttatttattttctaattttgttaCTTGAagataaaaattgattaaatttgtcATTTTATTGTTAA comes from the Gossypium hirsutum isolate 1008001.06 chromosome A06, Gossypium_hirsutum_v2.1, whole genome shotgun sequence genome and includes:
- the LOC107937387 gene encoding probable polygalacturonase At1g80170 isoform X1; this translates as MKNLGLILYCSSCSTWNIIVFICSFMLMHSNVVVHAESFEFDSLLQLPKSGSSARIRPRAKQVLSVSDFGAKGDGYHNDTRAFENAWNVACSSPGRIRIVIPAGYTYLVHPVELGGHCKSKITLMISGTIVAPKNPNVWDGLNPRKWLYFHEVKHLHVVGGGTINGMGQQWWARSCKRKKTNPCRHAPTALTFHKCKDLKVHDLMLVNSQQMHIAFTSCLRVMVSNLKVIAPSTSPNTDGIHISSSHGVEVKNSVVRTGDDCVSIVGNTSRVQIRNFVCGPGHGISIGSLGKSNSWAQVRNVLVDGAFISNTENGVRIKTWQGGSGYASDMKFMNILMENVAYPIIIDQYYCDSDLPCANQTLAVKVDNISYVHIKGTSAVEEAIRFACSDSLTCEGLYLEDIQLVSKARGITKSFCWEAYGSSLGLVQPAPCLTCSDGFIKQKVPYGLPIGSF
- the LOC107937363 gene encoding zinc finger Ran-binding domain-containing protein 2, which produces MSRPGDWNCRSCQHLNFQRRDNCQRCGESRYGVRVGSTFGFTAGSDVRPGDWYCTAGNCGTHNFASRSTCFNCGAFKDESAGGFDLDMSRSRGFGGNRSGWKSGDWICTRLGCNEHNFASRMECFRCSAPREFNNRTSY
- the LOC107937387 gene encoding probable polygalacturonase At1g80170 isoform X2, producing MAFENAWNVACSSPGRIRIVIPAGYTYLVHPVELGGHCKSKITLMISGTIVAPKNPNVWDGLNPRKWLYFHEVKHLHVVGGGTINGMGQQWWARSCKRKKTNPCRHAPTALTFHKCKDLKVHDLMLVNSQQMHIAFTSCLRVMVSNLKVIAPSTSPNTDGIHISSSHGVEVKNSVVRTGDDCVSIVGNTSRVQIRNFVCGPGHGISIGSLGKSNSWAQVRNVLVDGAFISNTENGVRIKTWQGGSGYASDMKFMNILMENVAYPIIIDQYYCDSDLPCANQTLAVKVDNISYVHIKGTSAVEEAIRFACSDSLTCEGLYLEDIQLVSKARGITKSFCWEAYGSSLGLVQPAPCLTCSDGFIKQKVPYGLPIGSF